In Galactobacillus timonensis, the genomic window AAATTTCTGCGTGCCCACAGTGGGTTCAAAAGAGATGATCTGAATGATTATCTGAACATATTTGCTTTCATTGTGAATCCACCGGAAGACCAACTGGAAAAGATCAAAAAGTTGCTGGAGCTCGAGATCAATACACGAGAAACTCTGAAATACAGAGATGTATTTGCGAAGAAATAGCCGTTATTCAAGTGTTAAGTGCAACACTGTGCAAAACCGGCTTTAAAAGAAAAAGACAAAGAAGAAGCTTCGGCCGCAGGCGCTGATTCTGCTGGTGCTGATCGCTGCGGTTGCGGTTCTGGCAGTTTTTGCCCAGATCAAGAATAAAAACGGGACGCAGGCAGCTGCTTCGTCTTCGGCTTCGACGACGACCATCTTTTCCGATACGCGTGAAGCATATGAGCTTTCGGATGATGAGATCGCCAAGATTCGTCAGGAGCTTTCGGATGATGAGAACATCAATGGGGATGTGCAGGCTGTTCTTGTGTTTCCGAGCGGTCTGATTCATCAGCCGGTTCTGCAGGGTACGGATAATGATCATTATCTGTATACGGACTGGCAGACGGGGGATTCTCTGGCATACGGCTCGATCATGATGGATTATCAGAACAACATTCATCAGGATGAAATGAATACGATCATCTACGGCCATTACTGCTATACGGGATATTACGAGGACCGTACGCTTGCGTTTACGCCGCTTTCGTAGCTTCTTGAGGAAGCGAACTATGAGGCGAACAAGTATGTGGTTCTGGTGACGGATGATAATATCCGCTACTATGAGATCGCTTCGGTTTATGGCTGCCCGATGGTTGATGTGGAGGGCGGTCAGGTTGCGGCAGATGATTATCAGTTCAATCTGGTCGACTACAGCGAGGATTATTTCAATACCTACGTCAATGCCATCAAGCAGCAGGAATACTACGATACGGGCGTGGAACTGACGTATGGCGACCGTCTTCTGTCGCTGCAGACATGCATCGAGAATCACAATGAGCTGCGTGAAATCGTTGTGTGCAAGGAGCTGAAGCGGGTTTCGTTCTGAAATTTGAATTTGTATTGATTGCGTGCTATATTCTCTCTGCGCTGAGAAGGCGCAGAGATCTTCATGGGGCTGTCATGGTTTCGACAGGTTTATGTTTGATTCAGGCTGCAGTGGAGCGGTGACCATATCACCAAATAAATTTAGACGCTAACAACAATAGCAATTTTGCTTTCGCTGCCTAAGGACGCTTGACGCGTTGCAGCGACCCGATCGCGGTAGATGCCTAACGGCCGCGGTTGTGTAACTAAAATCGGCTAGGGTGAGGCGGATGGCTGTACGCGGATCCCGAAAACCTACAGCCAGATTCAGCAGTGCGTTTCTGATCGCTGTACATACTGCTGTCTTATCAACAGCGACCTAAACTGTAGATGCCTGAATGTGGGACTACTCTTGGACACGGGTTCGACTCCCGTCAGCTCCACTATCGAAAAAGAGGCTTAGAATCGCCATTGTCTGAGCCTTTTTTGTTGGTTTTTGCTAAAGTAATGGAGTATTTAACGCTCAATATTTAACGCTCAACGATTACGCCAGGGGGTGACTGAATCGCATGTCGTTGCACTGTCGTTTGCAGGTTGTTAGGGCGGCAGCCCTGACCCCTCGGAGAGCCCGCATCAGTTTTTTGCAGAAAAAATGATATAGCGGGCTATACCAATTTCTTATTTTTTGACGTTATCTTGACGCCTAATTGACGCCAAGCCTTCTGGACCATATCTGCATGGGTATCATGCAGGATTCTATCAGGATGCCTGCATTCCGGATTAACGCTCAATATATAACGCTCAACGATCAACAATGGCTTGTTTATGCAGGAATCTAAACGTTTACGTAGCTTCCCGTCAGCTCTACCATTGTAAAAAAAGCCTTTTCAGGCTAGAATAAAAGTGTCAAAGGTGAGTGTATTCACCGGAAAGTGTCGGTTTCCGGCAGACGGATGCTGGATGTGCAGATTGATGCGGGCCCTCACTTTTTTTTACTCTTTCTATGAAGTATTTGTATATAGATGAATCTATTGGTGAACAATTGTTTGTGGTAGGCGGGATCCTTGCGGACAGTGAAGAGGATCTTCTTTTTGCATATCGGCAGCTAAAGAAACAGATTTCCAGAATTCCTATGACAAGAAAGCAGAAAGAGTCAGTCATGAATGAGTTCAAGTCGGTGATACTGGAAAGAACATATCCGCAGATCAAACGGAGATTACTTTACAAGATCAATTCTTTTCGATGCACGGTTGTATATGCATCAAGACACTATGAGGGAACACTATATCAGGAAGAAAAAGAAAAACTCTATATATCCATGCTTGCACAGATTGTCTCCTCAATCGAGGAACCGGTAATCATCGTGACTTTTGATTCATTTGGCAACGTGGGATTCGAAACCAGAATCGTTGATATAGTAGGAAGTCTTCCGAATGTACACTCGATCAAATCGGAATTCTCCTATAACAGCAAAGGGCTGCAGTTCGCTGATAACGTCTGCGGTGTTATCCGTAAGCATATTACCGGAAATGATAACGACGGTTTCTTTGAAATTATCAGAAAGAAAACATGGGAGATCAAATGAGAACAACGTCGATCATGGTACAGAATCTTTGTGTTCCGTGCAGCTGCAGGTGCAGATACTGTCTTTTATCATGGGATGGAAGACCGGTTGGCATCTCCTGGGACAAAGGTGCATCTTTTGCGCAAAGATTCATTAACGAAGTGAGACATTCACATCCTGAAATAAACATCTCGTTTACATTTGGCTATTCCATGGACCATCCTCGTCTTCGTGAAGCAATCACCTTCCTGAAAGAGATTGGCAGTCCTCAGGCACAGTTCCTGCAGTGTGACGGAATGCGGATGAGAAACGAAGCAGAATGTGATGGTCTAATGAGGGTGCTGAAGGAAGAGGGAGTGCAGGATCTGAATTTTACTTTCTATGGTCAGAAAGAATACCATGACCGTTTTGCTTCAAGAAAAGGAGACTATGATCTGCTGATGCGTATGATCCGGGCTGGGTTAAGTCATGGACTGCAGGTTTCAGCAGGAATTCCTCTTACTGCGGAGAATATATCTCAGGCTGATGTTCTAACAGAAGATCTGAAAAAGCGTGGTGTTGAGAAGATCACCATGTTTGTGCCGCATGAAGAGGGAAGAGGTATCACGCTTTCGGATATCCGGCTGGATGAAACAGACCTTGCAGGATTATCCGAAGAATCTTTAAAGCTGCTGAACCGCAGTGTGTACCGTAGTGAACGCGACTGGATCACCGGCATGGATATTCCGGAAGAAAAAGGGAGAATGCTGCTGATCTCGCTGAGACCGGACAATATTGAACGGTATGAACGGATGCATGCAGAGGAGATCATTCAGGAGATCGAGGAACTGGATGACTGGTACTATGACTCCTTTCCGGACTTTCTTGATCTTGCAAGGATGTACGGAGATCTCCAAAGCGGCAGAATGTATCGATTCCGTGATTTGTTTTACCACTATCGGAAGCTGTATGAGAAAGATCACGGTATACAGGCATACGATGTGACAGATGAACGTCAGTCCGGCAGCAGAAGGTATTAACCGTTTTTCAGGCAATACATCAGGACAAAATAATCTGCCGCCGCAAACAGGAGGTTCTGCTGAACTCCCGCCAGGCCCACTAACGAAAAATAGGCTTAGAATCGCCATTGTCTAAGCCTTTTTTGTTGGCTTCTGCAAAAAATACAGGGCGTTTCATGCTCAGAATTTGACGCTCAGAAGTGAGCTCTGCTTTATGAAAACGGGCACGAATGTATACCGTCCTATCAGGAGGTAAAATTCATGAACCTTTATTCAGTTTGCGATTTTTCGTGTTTTGATGCGATACAATGCGCATATTACAGAAAGGCGGAACTGTGATGGAAGCGAACCTGAAGGAAAGAGTGAATGAAGCGGTTGAGGCGGTGCAGCAGGCCGCAATCGATGCGACGCATGCGATTTACTTACATCCGGAGCCGGGTGATCATGAGACTTTTGCTGTTTCTTATTTGACGGATATTCTGCGTACGGCCGGCTTTACAATCAAGGAAAACCTTGCCGGGCTTCCAACGGCCTTTGAGGCAGATTATGGAAGCGGTCATCCGCGAATCGCATTGCTGGCTGAATATGATGCGCTGCCCGGATATGGGCCCAATAAGGATCAGTGGGGGCATGCCTGTGGGCATAACTGGATTGCGGGGAACTGCCTTGGAACGGCACTTGCGATGAAGAAACTGATCGATGAAAAGATGATCTCCGGAACGATCTGCTTTATGGGCTGTCCGGCGGAAGAGTCAACGGGCGGAAAGGTTACCATGACGGAACAGGGCTGCTTCGACGATATGGATCTTGCGATGCAGATACATATTACCAATGGCAATGAAGCCATGGTTGGCGGCGGGGCATTGGCGTTCAATGGGATTGAATTTACGTTCCATGGCGTTGCCAGTCATGCGGCAGCGGCACCGGAGAAGGGAATCAATGCGCTGGACGCATGTTATCTGATGTTTAATGGCGTCAATGCGCTTCGTCAGCATGTTCCTTCGGATGTGAAGCTTCATGGCATCATCGTCAACGGCGGAGCGGCGCCGAATATTGTTCCGGCAGAGGCCGCCAGCCGCTGGGAGATCCGGGCCGAAAAACGTTCGACGGTAGATGCACTGGAAAAGCGGTTCTTTGATATTGCCCAGGGCGCGTGCCTGATGACGGGTGCCACCTATTCCTGGCGCTATTTTGAAAATAAATTTGATAACTGCATTAACTTTGATTCTCTGGATCGTTTGATGGTGGACGCGATTCATACCTCAGGTTACACGAATGTGAAAGTATCAACAGATGCAGGGGCAGGCTCAACGGATGTCGGCAACGTGTCACAGGTATGTCCGACGGTGCATGTCAATATGGGTGTCGGAAATATGGATGGCTATACGTGTCATGAGGAGCCGTTTCTTCAGTATACTGACGGAAAAGGCGCATATGAAATCTTGAGAAATGCCATCTATGCACAGACGTATCTTTCGGTTGAGGCCTGTACGGATGCGGCCGTGAGGCAGATGCTCGCTGAGGCAAAGGGACAATTGAAACAGGATGCGTAAGTAATAGGAAGGGACGGGAAACCATCATGGAAACAGGCACCTATGCAATTAAGAATGCAAATGTGTTTCTGACATACCGGCAGAAATTTGAGCCGCGGACGATTGTTGTGCGGGACGGTCGGATTGCGGCAGTACTGGATCCGGATGCGGATGCAGCGATCAATAGCATCGATGCGCAGGGAATGTATGTGATTCCGGGCATGACGGATGTGCATATGCATATTGAATCGTCGATGACGCATCCTAAGGAGTTCAGCCGCTGGGCACTGCGATATGGGACCACAGGGATCGTTGCGGATGCGCATGAGATTGTGAACGTTTTTGGAATGGATGGCCAGTTTGCCTTCATGAATCAGGAGACGGATCTCGATATTTTCTGGGCAATCCCAAGTTCGGTCCCGGCGACGAATCCGTCCCTGGAAACATCCGGGGCAGAAATGACTGTCGAGGATGTGAAGCGGATGCTTGCGGATCCAAGGGTCGTATCCCTTGGCGAAGTCATGAATATGAAGGATCTGCTGTCAGAGGAGCCGACGAAGATTCAGGAATTCATTCGCGCATGCAAGGAGATCCGGGGCCGCGACATCCGGATTGAGGGACATTGTCCAAAGATTTCGGGAGAGGATCTGAATGCCTTTATTGCGGCAGGCGTGGATGCGGACCATACGCTGCAGACGCCGGCCTCGATTATGGAGAAGTGTGATCTTGGCATGTTCCTGGAGATTCAGTATAAGAGTGTGACGCCCGATACGGTTCGTACCATTGTGGAAAACAATCTGTATGAGAATGTGGCTCTGGTGACGGATGATGTGGTGCCGGACAAACTGGCGCAGGGACAGCTCAATACAGTGGTGCGCTATGCAGTGGAATGCGGCATGCCGCTGGAGAAGGCAATTTATTGTGCGACATTTACGGGCGCACGGCGTATGCACTTGGATGAGCGGGGCATGATCGCCCCGGGCAAGGTGGCGGACCTCGTGTTTTATCGCGATATCTCTACTCTGGTGCCGGATGTGGTGATCAAGTCGGGCAGGAAAGTGTTCGATGCGGCAGAAGGTATGATGCCGAAGGCAGAGAAGGTGGAGTTTCCGGAGCGTTTCTATCATTCGGTGAAGTGTCGAATGGCAAAGGATTCCGACTTCGTTCTGCATACAAAGGATCCGGCGGCGAAGAAAGTGATCGTTAACGTTATTTCCGTTAATGCGGATAATACGGCGACGCAGAAGGTTGAAAGGGAGCTGGCTGTTCAGGATGGTGTGATTCAGTGGGAGGATTCGGATCTTTCGCTGGTGACAATCTTTGAGCGGTATGGAAAAAACGGAAACGTTGCCTATGGCTTTTTGGAACATGCCTTTGCAAAGAAGGGGGCGGCAGCGACGACCTGGTCCCATGATTCGCACAATCTGATTGTTGTGGGACGCGATGGCCGTGACATGGCGGCGGCACAGAACCGGGTTGTTGAGGAGCAGGGTGCTTATGTGGTGGCGATCGATGGAAAGGTTGCGGCGGATGCGCCGCTGACGATTGCGGGTATTGTTTCTTCGGAACCGATGGAGGAGCTGGGAAAGCAGATTGGTGAAGTGAGGCAGGCAATGGAAGGTCTTGGGTGGCATAATTCCAACGTTCTCATGAGCATGTCAACGCTGGCTCTGCCAGTGTCTCCGGCACTCAAGATGACGGATTATGGGTATCTGGATACGCGTACTCAACAGTCTGTTCCTCTTATCGTACAAGAAATTGTGGAATGAAATGGCTTTAGCGGGAGGAACTCCCGCTTTTCTTTACTGGTAATGGAATGATCCATGTGCCGGATGCATAGGCAGATTGGAATGGAACAGAGTAAAAACAGGATATGATGGTAGCGGAAAAGGAAGGTAAAGATATGTCCTGTACAACAATTCTGGTTGGTAAAGGGGCCAGCTATGATGGCTCGACGATGATTGCGCGCAATGATGATGGTGCCTATACGCTGAAGCATTTGAAGGTGTTTGAACCGAAGGATCTTCCGAAGATGTATCGCTCCGTTGGATCGAAGGTTTCAATTCCTCTGCCGGAAGGGGCGATGCGGTTTACGGCGATGCCAAATGCGTCCAAAGAGGATTTGAAGAAGGAAGGACTCTGGGCTGCCAGCGGCGTCAATGCGGCCAATGTAGGCATCACGGCGACCGAGACGATTACGAGTAATCCGCGTGTGCTTGGGGCGGATCCTTATGTTGTCTATCAGCCGGCAAAAGGCAGTAAGAAGGAAGTCGCCGGCGGCATTGGTGAGGAAGATATTGTGATGCTGGTGCTGCCGTACATTCATTCGGCGCGGGAAGGCGTACTTCGCTTAGGTTCTTTACTGGAGCAGTATGGTACCTATGAGCCGAATGGCATCTGCTTCAACGATGTAAATGAGGCATGGTATATGGAGACGATCGGTGGTCATCACTGGATCGCTTCAAGGGTTCCGGATGATCGGGTCATTATTATGCCGAATCAGTTTGGAACCGATACATTTGATCTTGGGGATGCGTTAGGTGAGGGAAAGAATTATCTTTGTTCGCATGATCTGAAGGAGTTTATTGCGGATAATTTTCTGGATCTTTCGCAGGATGGTGTGTTGAATCCGCGGGATGCCTTTGGCAGCCATTCGGATGCGGATCATGTGTACAATACGCCGCGTGCCTGGTTTATGGGCAGATATCTGTGTCCGCATACGTATCGCTGGGATGGTGCGGATGCGCGCTTTACGCCGGAGTCGGATGATATTCCGTTTGCGCTGGTTCCGGAAAAGAAGGTGACGCCGGAAGATGTGAAGTATCTTCTTTCTTCGCACTACCAGGGTACGGCCTATGATCCGTATGGAAGCTATGGGGATCCTTCTCTGCGTGGGAAGTATCGTTCCATTGGTATTGCGCGGACCGACTTTATGTCGCTGATTCAGATCCGTCCTTATATGCCGGAAAGCTATCGGGCGCTGGAATGGGTGTGCTACGGGGCAAATGTGTTCAATGTGATGGCTCCGCTCTATGCCAATATTGATCATGTGCCGAACTACTTCGGGAAGGCGGATGACCGTGTTTCGACGGATAACTTTCATTGGACGAGCCGCCTGATTGCGGCGCTGGCGGATGCGTCTTATGACAAGTCGATCCAAGAGATTGAGCGTTATCAGGAAAAGGCAAATGCGAAGACACGGTCATTGATTCATAGCTATGATGCGTCATTTGCCAGGGAATCCACCATTCAGCAGCGGGAAGAGGCAAATGAGACAATTGCCAAAGCTGTTCAGAAGGAAGCCGATGATGCACTGGCAAAGATTCTGAAGATCCGTACAGCGGATATGAAGAATAACTACTCACGTGCAGATAACTAAAGAGAAATGATCCAATAAAAACTGTTGAAAGAAAGCGGACTGTGCATGCATGTGCAGCCCGCTTTCCGGTTGACAGGATATAACGATGAATGATAAAAGTATTAGGCAGATTCAAAACGAAGTACGGGGTTGTAGCTCACCTGGGAGAGCGCATCCATGGCATGGATGAGGTAGAGGGTTCGAGTCCCTTCAGCTCCACCATAGAATGACAAGGCTTGCCTTTGTAATATACGGCTTGCCTTTTTATTTTCGTCTCTTTATCGGCATCAGCAGTTTCCAGCCGATGCATGCGCCGAAATAATCACTTCATAGGGAAGGATATAGGGAGGGAATATTCACGATTTATTACGATAGTGTTAAGCCTTCGGATGGGCAGATTGATGATGGCCCTTACTTTTTCCTTGTGCTTTCAGCAGGTAAAGCCTGCTGTTATCATTGATAAAAAACTGATAATAATTAATCGACGGGAGGCAAAAATGATCATTAAAGGTTCATCTGCTTTAAGAAACAATTATCCTGAAATTTCAAGACTTGCTAAAGATAGTCAGGAACCGATATACATTACAAACAACGGTGAAGGGGAAGGAGTATATATGAGCCTGGACGCCTTTGAAAAACGTGAGGAAATGCTTAATATGAGAGCAAGAATACTTCAGGCAGAAGAAGAGAGACTTTCCGGTGCAGAAACAATTTCCGTATTTGAAGCAAGAGAAGCGTTGAGGAAGCGCCTGAATGGAGAATAAAGCAGTAATCAGGACTCTTCCCTCTGCAAAAAATGATGATCGAGACGAGTCGGTAAAGGTTTTCTTCTGCTCCATTATAAAAAACGGCCGAGAAAACCCATGTGCTTCAGCCATGGAATGAAAGGCCGCTGTTACCGTATAATTTAAGCGGAAAGGAGGTGAAGTCATGTATCTGACGCAGACAAACTACATTCGGCATCTGCCGAAGGACCAGTACGAAGCGATCCTTGAGATGTGCTCGTATGCCAACAATCTGTACAACGTTGGACTGTATCAAATCCGTCAGTATTTCTTTGCGACGAACAAGTATCTGCGGTATGAAAAGAACTACCATCTTTGCAAAGATAATGAAAATTACAAGCTGCTGCAGGCCGGCATTTCTCAGCAGATCCTGCGGACGTGCGACCATGCCTTCAGGTCGTTCTTTGCGCTGCTGAGCAAAAAGAAGTCCGGCAGCTACGACAAGAAAGTGCGCATTCCACACTACCGCACGAAAGGCGGAAAGTATCTGCTGGTGCTGTCAACGAACGCGATCAACATCAGAAACGACAATCTGATCGTTCCGATGAGTCGTACGTTTTCAAAGCAGCATCCGGATCTGGATTCCATACGTATTCCGGTACCTGAAAGAATTTCAGGCAGGCACATCGCTGAAGTACGCATCGTGCCCGTTCTGAACGGCAAGGCACTGAAGATTCAGTACTGCTACGAACAGGAAGAAGAGCCGCAGAATCTGAATGCGGACAATGTATTAGCCATTGATGTCGGTCTCGATAATCTTGCGTCGTGTGTAACAACCACGGGGACGTCCTTCATCGTTGACGGACGTAAGCTCAAATCAATCAACCAGTGGTACAACAGGCAGATTGCACACTACGCATCGATCAAAGACCATCAGAACATCAAAGGCTTTACAGCCCGTATGAGCCGCATCACAGACAAGCGTAACCGGCAGGTGACAGACTACATGCACAAGGCTGCACGCCATATCGTTGATTACTGCATTGCCAATGATATCGGCACGCTCATTGTCGGACACAGCGTTGACCAGAAACAGTCGGTCAACATGGGTAAAGCGAACAATCAGAAGTTTGTTCAGATCCCGTTTGACCAGCTTCGCACGTATCTGAAAACGCTGTGCGAACGATATGGCATTGCATACATCGAAACGGAAGAATCGTACACGTCAAAGGCATCGTTCTTAGACGGTGACGCGATTCCGGTGTACGACACAAAACATCCGTATGCCGGTACATTCTCAGGCAAACGCATCAAACGGGGATTGTACAGTACCAAAGAAAACACGCTCGTTAACGCAGACATCAACGGAGCGTGCAACATTGCAAAGAAAGGTAAACAGAACCTCAGCTTTGAGGGACTGTGTAGAGGGCTGTTGGCAAGCCCTTTGAGAATAAGGATTGCGTAAGCAATCAGACTTCTCAAGAATCCCACGTGCTTTAGCTGTGGGAGTGTCAATTTTAGAAGTTTTACAGAAGGCTTTGAAATCATTCACTGAATCAAAAATGCGGAGCCATGGCATTTCAGCTTCGCATTTTTCGATGGGTTAATGCAGCGTAAGGGCTACTCGAGTCCGCGGACACGGATGACGTCATCGAGATCAGAGATCTCCTGAAGGATGGTATCATCGATGGCGGAATTGATGTCGAAGACAGAGTAGGCAATGGCGCCGACAGATTTGTTCGACATGTTTTCGATGTTGATCCGGTCCTTGGCAAAGACGGGCATGATCCTGCTCAGCATGCCGGGGACGTTGCGGTGGATGACGCAGATCCGTGCTTTGCCAGAGCGTTCCAGATAGACATTGGGCATGTTCACGGAGTTGCGGATGTTGCCGTTGCGCAGATATTCGTCCATTTCCATGGCGGCCATGCGTGCGCAGTTGCTTTCGGCTTCGATGGTTGTGCCGCCAAGATGCGGTGTCAGAATGACGTTCTTTGTATGAATCAGACGCTCCGTCGGAAAGTCGGCGACGTAGCGTGCCACTTTACCGGTATTTAATGCATGGATGATGGCATCTTCATCGACCACGGGTCCGCGTGCGTAGTTAATGATGCGGACACCGTTCTTCATGACAGCGATCGTTTTGTCATTGATCATGCCGCGGGTTTCTTCATTCAGCGGAACGTGGAGCGTGAGATAGTCGCACTGCTTCAGAAGTTCATAGAGGCTTGCGACGCGCTGTACGTGGCGGCTGATTTTCCATGCCGCATCGACGGAGAGGTAGGGGTCATAGGCCAGTACCTCCATGTTGAGCTCGAGAGCGATGTTGGCAACCAGGGAACCGACGTTGCCCGTTCCGATGACGCCCAGTACCTTGCCTGCATATTCGGGTCCGGCGAACTGTTTTTTGATCTTTTCCATCCGCTCTTCGATGGGGCCGTCGCTGCCGTCATAGGAGTAGACCCACTTCATGCCGTCGAATATGTCGCGGCTCGCCATCCCCAGGGCAAAGACAAACAGTTCTTTAACGCCGTTGGCATTTCCGCCAGGCGTGTTGAAGACGACGATGCCCTTTTCGGTGCACTCGTCGAGAGGAATGGTGTTGACGCCGATGCCGGCGCGGCCGATGCACTTGAGCTCGGGATTGAACGCGTAGTCATGCAGGTCGCTGGCCCGCACGAAGAGGGCATCGGGGTTCGACTCGCTGTCACTGATTTCGTAGTACGGTTCCTTCAGGATTTCGCGGCACGATGGTGAAATGTTGTTGAGTGTTCGAATGCGATACATAGGTTTTCCTTTCCGGCAGAGATTCTATGATCCCACCTTCCTGTATGTATGCGGCCATGGATCCGGTGAATCCAGCCGCTCAGTGTTCTTTATCAAACTGCGTAATGAAGTCGGCGAGACGTTCCACACCTTCCAGCGGCATGGCGTTGTAGATGGATGCACGCATGCCCTTGACGAGGCGGTGGCCCTTGAGATTGACGAGGCCCTGCTGCGCTGCTTCTTCGACAAACTCTGCATCTAGATCTGCGTCGCCGGTACGGAATGTTACGTTCATGGCGGAACGGGATCCCGGCCTTGCGTGGCAATGGAACAGACGCGAATCATCCAGGACGCGGTAGAGAATTTCGGATTTCTCTTTCCTGCGCTGTTCCATCGTTTCAATTCCGCCCGCGTTTTCAATCCATTCGAGAACCAGACCGACCATGTAGATGCACCAGCAGGGCGGTGTATTGTACATGCTGTCCTTGTCGATGAGCGTCTGATAGTTGAGCATCAGCGGTGTTTTGGGAAGTTCAGTGCCGGCCAGATCTTTGCGGATGATGACGATCGTTACTCCGGCCGGTCCCAGATTCTTCTGGGCGCCGGCATAGATGATGCCGTACCTTGAAACATCGACGCGGCGGCTGGCAAAGTCCGATGACATGTCACAGACAACGGGTACGCTGCCCGTATCCGGTGTATAGGACCATTCGGTTCCGTAAATCGTATTGTTAGCACAGTAATGGAAATAGGAGGCTCCCTGATCGATGTTCAGCTCACTCTGCGAAGGAATATGGTCATGGTCACTGTCAGCAGTGGAGCAGGCAATGGAAACTTCGCCATACTTCTTCGCCTCCTTCGCCGCTACTTCTGAGAAGTGGCCGGTAATGGCATAATCGGCTTTCCCGGTGCGGGAAATGAGGTTGAGCGGAACCATCGAAAACTGTGTCGATCCGCCGCCCTGCAGAAAGAGTATTTCATAGTTGTCCGGCACCTGCATCAGGCTGCGCAGACGGTTCTTTGTATCAAGGAAAATCTGCTGGAACATTGTTGAGCGGTGACTCATTTCCATTACCGACATGCCGGTGCCGTG contains:
- a CDS encoding type II toxin-antitoxin system Phd/YefM family antitoxin, producing MGRLMMALTFSLCFQQVKPAVIIDKKLIIINRREAKMIIKGSSALRNNYPEISRLAKDSQEPIYITNNGEGEGVYMSLDAFEKREEMLNMRARILQAEEERLSGAETISVFEAREALRKRLNGE
- a CDS encoding phosphoglycerate dehydrogenase, which translates into the protein MYRIRTLNNISPSCREILKEPYYEISDSESNPDALFVRASDLHDYAFNPELKCIGRAGIGVNTIPLDECTEKGIVVFNTPGGNANGVKELFVFALGMASRDIFDGMKWVYSYDGSDGPIEERMEKIKKQFAGPEYAGKVLGVIGTGNVGSLVANIALELNMEVLAYDPYLSVDAAWKISRHVQRVASLYELLKQCDYLTLHVPLNEETRGMINDKTIAVMKNGVRIINYARGPVVDEDAIIHALNTGKVARYVADFPTERLIHTKNVILTPHLGGTTIEAESNCARMAAMEMDEYLRNGNIRNSVNMPNVYLERSGKARICVIHRNVPGMLSRIMPVFAKDRINIENMSNKSVGAIAYSVFDINSAIDDTILQEISDLDDVIRVRGLE
- a CDS encoding adenine deaminase C-terminal domain-containing protein encodes the protein METGTYAIKNANVFLTYRQKFEPRTIVVRDGRIAAVLDPDADAAINSIDAQGMYVIPGMTDVHMHIESSMTHPKEFSRWALRYGTTGIVADAHEIVNVFGMDGQFAFMNQETDLDIFWAIPSSVPATNPSLETSGAEMTVEDVKRMLADPRVVSLGEVMNMKDLLSEEPTKIQEFIRACKEIRGRDIRIEGHCPKISGEDLNAFIAAGVDADHTLQTPASIMEKCDLGMFLEIQYKSVTPDTVRTIVENNLYENVALVTDDVVPDKLAQGQLNTVVRYAVECGMPLEKAIYCATFTGARRMHLDERGMIAPGKVADLVFYRDISTLVPDVVIKSGRKVFDAAEGMMPKAEKVEFPERFYHSVKCRMAKDSDFVLHTKDPAAKKVIVNVISVNADNTATQKVERELAVQDGVIQWEDSDLSLVTIFERYGKNGNVAYGFLEHAFAKKGAAATTWSHDSHNLIVVGRDGRDMAAAQNRVVEEQGAYVVAIDGKVAADAPLTIAGIVSSEPMEELGKQIGEVRQAMEGLGWHNSNVLMSMSTLALPVSPALKMTDYGYLDTRTQQSVPLIVQEIVE
- a CDS encoding M20 family metallopeptidase, with the protein product MEANLKERVNEAVEAVQQAAIDATHAIYLHPEPGDHETFAVSYLTDILRTAGFTIKENLAGLPTAFEADYGSGHPRIALLAEYDALPGYGPNKDQWGHACGHNWIAGNCLGTALAMKKLIDEKMISGTICFMGCPAEESTGGKVTMTEQGCFDDMDLAMQIHITNGNEAMVGGGALAFNGIEFTFHGVASHAAAAPEKGINALDACYLMFNGVNALRQHVPSDVKLHGIIVNGGAAPNIVPAEAASRWEIRAEKRSTVDALEKRFFDIAQGACLMTGATYSWRYFENKFDNCINFDSLDRLMVDAIHTSGYTNVKVSTDAGAGSTDVGNVSQVCPTVHVNMGVGNMDGYTCHEEPFLQYTDGKGAYEILRNAIYAQTYLSVEACTDAAVRQMLAEAKGQLKQDA
- a CDS encoding RNA-guided endonuclease InsQ/TnpB family protein → MYLTQTNYIRHLPKDQYEAILEMCSYANNLYNVGLYQIRQYFFATNKYLRYEKNYHLCKDNENYKLLQAGISQQILRTCDHAFRSFFALLSKKKSGSYDKKVRIPHYRTKGGKYLLVLSTNAINIRNDNLIVPMSRTFSKQHPDLDSIRIPVPERISGRHIAEVRIVPVLNGKALKIQYCYEQEEEPQNLNADNVLAIDVGLDNLASCVTTTGTSFIVDGRKLKSINQWYNRQIAHYASIKDHQNIKGFTARMSRITDKRNRQVTDYMHKAARHIVDYCIANDIGTLIVGHSVDQKQSVNMGKANNQKFVQIPFDQLRTYLKTLCERYGIAYIETEESYTSKASFLDGDAIPVYDTKHPYAGTFSGKRIKRGLYSTKENTLVNADINGACNIAKKGKQNLSFEGLCRGLLASPLRIRIA
- a CDS encoding DUF3800 domain-containing protein; the encoded protein is MKYLYIDESIGEQLFVVGGILADSEEDLLFAYRQLKKQISRIPMTRKQKESVMNEFKSVILERTYPQIKRRLLYKINSFRCTVVYASRHYEGTLYQEEKEKLYISMLAQIVSSIEEPVIIVTFDSFGNVGFETRIVDIVGSLPNVHSIKSEFSYNSKGLQFADNVCGVIRKHITGNDNDGFFEIIRKKTWEIK
- a CDS encoding C69 family dipeptidase; translated protein: MSCTTILVGKGASYDGSTMIARNDDGAYTLKHLKVFEPKDLPKMYRSVGSKVSIPLPEGAMRFTAMPNASKEDLKKEGLWAASGVNAANVGITATETITSNPRVLGADPYVVYQPAKGSKKEVAGGIGEEDIVMLVLPYIHSAREGVLRLGSLLEQYGTYEPNGICFNDVNEAWYMETIGGHHWIASRVPDDRVIIMPNQFGTDTFDLGDALGEGKNYLCSHDLKEFIADNFLDLSQDGVLNPRDAFGSHSDADHVYNTPRAWFMGRYLCPHTYRWDGADARFTPESDDIPFALVPEKKVTPEDVKYLLSSHYQGTAYDPYGSYGDPSLRGKYRSIGIARTDFMSLIQIRPYMPESYRALEWVCYGANVFNVMAPLYANIDHVPNYFGKADDRVSTDNFHWTSRLIAALADASYDKSIQEIERYQEKANAKTRSLIHSYDASFARESTIQQREEANETIAKAVQKEADDALAKILKIRTADMKNNYSRADN